Proteins found in one Drosophila innubila isolate TH190305 chromosome X, UK_Dinn_1.0, whole genome shotgun sequence genomic segment:
- the LOC117793659 gene encoding protein lava lamp: MDSAADLSQHNENEDADDGSSTELSLIQHTSSGGKGRLDSLRENLSKQQERLMALRERAQRKSDDSGRHKSSRSDSMESLKSLGHKLSILKGRNAGLIMPDGDGELLPQDMSTPLVTPTKETEISGSEKLQMLNQRTEQNRALLEQRKRDMAKSLQSVKSGLRQQQELGSSMSDLRGGLVQAAPVSRHRSAADLLQQQQQQQQQQQQPLSTADEGRLKLLKNKMKLIELKQTRKEQELQQELNEMRNELTQRKEQIQQLEQQLTQQQQEQQQEQHLLSNLQPLADQEHSRLQAQIEQLRERNAELENSSEMLETTRLELHEAREQLLEQQQQQSNNNSSAVASTDEQVNQELAKQLQELEKELQQLRQEQQQRQQQQLPSESERLTQLEATIETQCSQLAAQAEQLAEKTTELNVLNVNLRVLEEKLSQSVKSKPIFLDEDDSDNNASEQLQSQLQQLKQKLDESNKSNIKLKLKCKQAEKQLQKLQSLDTQKELAQLQAENEQLQQRIIVLEDEKGQWQLAQVNEEEEQPSQTAAIRLLEEQKAELQQALEALQQGTESARVESELSELQLEEQLSQRCQQLETEATEQRQQLQTLQAEKEALDKKLTHYINENMELLDKLEKLSSSSSAESIEIVERPTERRFSSEADAGADSVEATALPSFVSELTQTEELASTELEVSESLAQLRNESDELLKKIELFTNERREVLAKMEQLQAENVRLKEQLQQEQSQLKIYQEQASQEQSENVRLKEQLQQEQAQQHNQLQISADQAELSLSQKQTLQEQLKHTQEQLQSETSALQAQLEELQRDKQQLSLQLSEKSNLSQELSSMQRSSEVVAALDAGEGGAALFDKCERSLSRLSSELEAYRKADRNAKLNVSKKLAKEAKNVHVQLTELLHKVKEASTAVETVTVVETVVAVTAPNGKALAEYEQLTAQNAELKSALAALQTELEELRDSYDPVEQPKLAIAQQAEREEHEREREREREQEREQQREQLEALREELQGTISELRAAEAEHLELIASQSAELVQLQLQAEQHDHKLNASEMAHEKHMEQQQRLRRELQSKIETLEGEMGILQALVAEQKQQLIESYSESEHESNLKLLELQQCQQELETSESRNKELREKLKKYALNLKKRTTEQAELEQQLQRLQAELTTSQSQLDVEQLQRDVQRLQQINREQEQREQQLEQLNRQLKEQEQQLQEELQQLQEELQSCQDDNQELKQQTLKQKSKLSALPKLKEEVERLQVELQNTVHANTSLRQESYQLEQKLSSMDNMDELRRQLEQKSIKFDKSKEVIKHRNATIQSLQRELAELRAQLQAQPEEEAREEQEQQREQQEQREEQLLAKLHALQQEKVNFELTIGRLETLHEGIQAKLLQDQSYIESLETQNTQLLTRSAALEDQAAAQQAQQQADQERLQLLEQQLQETSAQQKEHELQLQQRLQQLMEHEQSQSQQLQLQRQEAEEARDQLTALRAEHEALLARHKQQTQQAEAEREQLNNSSEQELQELREQLQLRNQELQRQRNVYDAKLAAKATELDEMECDLSAHMERATAETRDLTQQLERMQEQLQARGEELTRLNEELADVERERAALNREAVLLRLQHDSAEQDVLELQELRMQALQDKTEMDNLRAQIDSLCANHNQELQALQQEIAELDTLGQNQTDDQVYIETENKRLAEQLTEMQARLDEQAEQLARQQAAPPVAAPISTSAALPLFPPTQYQTPMQAPNQANEDWMYQAAWMRPNSANPSQRQAVPVSSAEQNAPIPAPAMFFSSDAAAAPSPFDEIVAQPLRMSAQGLGAVQDASVVEPTIEDLQRNVSDLEKHAKELETKLLARNQALAEHEERRLQLERMLQEREQELAQLQAAAEERERLAAIEKLIQAEPPAAPVETKTAPTLDMFFGSETVTDAISLDLGMPQTEPVVEELITPKKAYICHPEQEQVQHVIDWGVDEDPWASAAAGEQQQQHPQQLERPGAEVALQARITELEQQKAELQTKTAKLMKRLKEYRNKEQQQQQQQQQEQSKVVDNDLDGAIMDELRHQLELHESRQAKTEELLQQHALEKEKLAKRIDVLTAGNERMAELKERQDMDVQMYQARIRELQEKLQQLESWGEDGAGAGAVIATPAITLPESSPATAASDVEALAKIENLQAENLDLNAECQELQAQLQQEKQHALDALAQAQREREQLQADKQRALEALGQQAEQERRELQEQLQADQQRVQAAQQEREQLQLQLEELKAKLMELPATVSAPSDESMALLQEKESEIVHLKQRIEELMREDQTEKLVLEILTKNQELQLLRMQIKQLEEDKLEKQAEQPVPETEPEQPRVDLQLQRELEQVRQQCEQLQQEKADMEEELRVLNNHVLSSLELEDKMKQSVLELDTKTIEITELRRSLELLQQAQSQPAVQVQQPDLSALNQQWESLVEQKCSEVASIWQEHLAQREAAYQAQIEQLTAKLEATPTAQPAEQSVVVPEDVNEMLHKMQKALETQEMEIVTLKEQLAIRSAEYARLASQYDPFRLQNTLGSGGGGGAGGVTGATGNPGQDEYVLKADLDYALMMLHQRDMRLEEMILELVQLLEERDHLQLKLSDTLRQLEAERTGVPAAAQQATTAAASSSSSVSSTVGNSSDPSGNSSNDLKQKLAELQTVKHSKDKAIVDEREQRLRQMIQLQREMAKTATTTATTTSTAVATTTTATASLPPPPPHPAQQQQQQQTHQLEVDPSQTSLRSPSMVLMDWILGNNKNEDESHPNVASSN, encoded by the exons atGGACTCGGCGGCGGATCTCAGCCAGCACAATGAGAACGAGGATGCCGATGACGGCAGCTCAACGGAATTATCGCTCATACAG CACACGTCCAGCGGCGGCAAGGGACGTTTGGACAGTCTGCGCGAGAATCTTTCCAAGCAGCAG GAACGTTTGATGGCGCTACGTGAGCGTGCGCAGCGTAAATCCGATGATTCTGGACGCCACAAGAGCAGCAGAAGCGATTCCATGGAATCCCTAAAGTCACTCGGACACAAATTGAGCATACTCAAAGGACGCAATGCGGGTCTGATAATGCCCGATGGTGATGGAGAGCTGTTGCCACAGGATATGTCCACGCCGCTGGTGACGCCCACCAAGGAGACGGAGATCAGCGGCAGCGAGAAACTGCAAATGCTCAATCAACGCACCGAACAGAATCGTGCCTTGTTGGAGCAGCGTAAACGTGACATGGCCAAGTCACTGCAGTCGGTCAAGTCCGGATTAAGGCAACAACAGGAGCTGGGCTCATCCATGAGTGATCTGCGTGGTGGGCTGGTGCAAGCGGCGCCTGTATCCCGACATCGTTCCGCCGCAGATctgttacaacaacaacaacagcagcagcagcagcaacaacaaccactctCCACAGCGGATGAGGGACGCCTTAAGCTGCTCAAGAATAAGATGAAACTCATAGAGCTGAAGCAGACGCGCAAGGAGCAGGAACTGCAGCAGGAGCTCAACGAGATGCGGAATGAACTGACGCAAAGAAAGGAGCAGATACAACAGCTGGAGCAGCAGTtaacacagcagcagcaggaacagcagcaggagcagcactTGCTGTCCAATCTGCAGCCACTGGCGGATCAGGAGCACTCACGTCTGCAGGCGCAGATCGAGCAGCTGCGGGAACGCAATGCGGAGCTGGAGAATAGCAGCGAAATGCTGGAGACAACACGTCTGGAGCTGCACGAGGCGCGGGAACAGTTGctagagcagcagcagcaacagagcaacaacaactcctcCGCCGTCGCCTCCACAGATGAGCAGGTGAATCAGGAGCTGGCCAAGCAGCTGCAGGAGCTGGAGAAAGAGCTGCAACAGCTGCgacaggagcaacagcagcgacagcagcaacagctgccaaGTGAATCGGAGCGTCTCACGCAACTGGAAGCCACCATTGAGACGCAGTGCAGCCAACTGGCGGCACAGGCCGAACAGCTGGCGGAGAAGACCACCGAATTGAATGTGCTCAATGTGAATCTACGCGTGCTCGAGGAGAAACTGTCGCAGAGTGTCAAGAGTAAACCGATCTTCCTGGACGAGGATGACTCCGATAACAATGCCAGCGAACAGTTGCAgtcgcagctgcagcagctcaAGCAGAAGCTGGACGagagcaacaagagcaacattAAGCTGAAGCTCAAGTGCAAGCAGGCGGAGAAGCAGCTACAGAAACTGCAGTCCCTGGACACACAGAAGGAGCTGGCACAGCTGCAGGCGGAGAATGAGCAGCTACAGCAACGCATCATTGTGCTGGAGGATGAGAAGGGTCAGTGGCAGTTGGCCCAGGTCaatgaggaggaggagcagccaAGTCAAACGGCAGCCATACGCCTGCTGGAGGAGCAAAAGGCGGAGCTGCAGCAGGCACTGGAGGCACTGCAGCAGGGCACAGAATCCGCACGTGTGGAATCCGAGCTGAGTGAACTGCAGCTGGAGGAGCAACTCTCGCAGCGTTGCCAACAGCTGGAGACGGAGGCGACGGAGCAGCGTCAACAGCTCCAAACGCTGCAGGCGGAGAAGGAGGCGCTGGACAAGAAGCTGACGCACTACATCAACGAGAATATGGAACTGCTGGACAAACTGGAGAAGCTCAGCTCATCCAGTTCCGCTGAATCCATTGAAATAGTCGAGCGTCCCACCGAGCGACGTTTCAGTTCCGAGGCGGACGCTGGAGCGGATTCAGTGGAAGCCACTGCGTTGCCCAGCTTTGTCAGCGAGCTCACGCAAACGGAGGAGCTGGCGTCCACGGAACTGGAGGTCAGCGAGAGTCTCGCCCAGCTGCGCAACGAGAGCGATGAGCTGCTCAAGAAGATTGAGCTGTTCACCAACGAACGACGCGAGGTTTTGGCCAAAATGGAGCAGCTGCAGGCGGAGAATGTCCGGCTGaaggagcagctgcagcaggagCAGTCGCAGCTGAAGATCTACCAGGAGCAGGCGTCGCAGGAGCAGTCCGAGAATGTCCGACTCAAGGAACAGCTGCAGCAGGAGCAGGCGCAGCAGCACAACCAGCTACAAATCTCTGCGGATCAGGCCGAGCTGAGTCTCTCCCAGAAGCAAACGCTGCAGGAGCAGCTGAAGCACACCCAGGAGCAGCTGCAATCGGAGACGTCAGCACTCCAGGCCCAACTGGAGGAACTGCAGCGGGACAAACAACAGCTGTCACTGCAGCTCAGCGAGAAATCGAATCTCTCGCAGGAACTGAGCTCCATGCAACGCTCCTCCGAGGTGGTTGCCGCCCTGGACGCCGGCGAAGGAGGCGCCGCCTTGTTCGACAAATGCGAAAGATCCCTGTCCAGGCTGAGCTCCGAATTGGAGGCCTATCGCAAGGCCGATCGCAATGCCAAATTGAATGTGTCCAAGAAACTGGCCAAGGAGGCCAAGAACGTGCATGTCCAGCTGACGGAGCTGTTGCACAAGGTGAAGGAGGCCAGCACGGCGGTGGAGACGGTGACGGTGGTGGAAACTGTCGTGGCTGTCACTGCACCCAATGGCAAAGCTCTGGCGGAATACGAGCAGCTGACGGCACAGAATGCCGAGCTGAAATCCGCGCTAGCTGCACTCCAAACGGAGCTGGAGGAGCTGCGTGACAGCTATGATCCTGTCGAGCAACCCAAGCTGGCCATTGCCCAGCAGGCGGAACGGGAGGAACACGAGAGGGAACGGGAGCGGGAACGGGAACAGGAGAGGGAGCAGCAGCGGGAACAACTTGAAGCGCTGCGGGAAGAACTGCAAGGAACCATCTCGGAACTACGTGCCGCTGAAGCGGAGCATCTGGAGCTGATTGCCAGTCAGAGTGCGGAGCTGGTGCAGCTCCAGCTGCAGGCGGAGCAACATGATCACAAGCTCAATGCCAGCGAAATGGCGCATGAGAAGCAcatggagcagcagcagcgtctcCGCCGTGAATTGCAGTCCAAGATCGAGACGCTGGAGGGGGAGATGGGCATTCTGCAAGCTCTGGTCGcggagcagaagcagcagctcaTCGAGAGCTACAGCGAGAGTGAGCACGAGTCCAATTTGAAGCTGTTGGAGCTGCAGCAATGCCAGCAGGAGCTGGAGACAAGTGAATCCCGCAACAAGGAGCTGCGGGAGAAACTGAAAAAGTATGCGCTCAATCTGAAGAAACGCACAACGGAGCAGGCAgagctggagcagcagctgcagcgacTCCAAGCGGAGCTAACCACATCCCAATCCCAGCTGGAtgtggagcaactgcagcgaGATGTGCAGAGATTGCAGCAAATCAATAGGGAGCAAGAGCAGCGGGaacagcagctggagcagctCAATCGGCAGCtgaaggagcaggagcaacagctgcaggaggaactgcaacagctgcaggaGGAACTGCAATCCTGCCAGGATGACAACCAGGAGCTGAAGCAACAGACGCTCAAACAAAAGTCCAAACTGTCCGCATTGCCCAAGCTGAAGGAGGAGGTGGAACGCTTGCAGGTGGAGCTGCAGAATACGGTGCATGCCAACACCTCGTTGCGCCAGGAGAGCTATCAGCTGGAACAGAAGCTGTCGTCCATGGACAACATGGATGAGCTGCGTCGTCAGCTGGAGCAAAAGTCCATCAAGTTTGACAAGTCCAAGGAGGTGATCAAGCATCGCAATGCCACCATACAGAGTCTACAGCGGGAGCTGGCCGAGCTCCGGGCACAACTGCAGGCGCAACCCGAGGAGGAGGCACGCGaggagcaggaacagcagCGGGAACAGCAGGAACAGCGGGAGGAGCAACTGCTAGCCAAGCTGCACGCACTGCAGCAGGAGAAGGTGAACTTTGAGCTGACCATCGGCAGACTGGAGACACTACACGAGGGCATCCAAGCCAAGTTGCTGCAGGATCAGTCCTACATCGAATCCCTGGAGACACAAAACACACAGCTGCTGACGCGTAGCGCTGCTCTAGAGGATCAGGCTGCTGCTCAACAGGCACAGCAGCAGGCAGACCAGGAGCGACTGCAGCTGTtggagcagcaactgcaggAGACGAGCGCCCAGCAGAAGGAGCACGAgctccagctgcagcagcgACTGCAACAGCTGATGGAGCACGAGCAGAGCCAGAgtcagcagctgcagttgcagcgaCAGGAGGCGGAGGAGGCACGTGACCAGTTGACGGCACTGCGGGCCGAACACGAGGCATTGCTGGCGCGGCACAAGCAGCAGACGCAACAGGCGGAGGCGGAGCGCGAACAGCtgaacaacagcagcgaacAGGAGCTCCAGGAGCTGCGGGAACAGCTGCAGTTGCGCAACCAGGAGCTGCAACGTCAACGCAATGTCTACGATGCCAAACTGGCCGCCAAGGCCACCGAACTGGATGAGATGGAGTGCGATTTGAGTGCGCACATGGAACGCGCGACGGCAGAGACGCGTGATCTGACCCAACAGCTGGAGCGGATGCAGGAGCAGCTGCAGGCACGCGGCGAGGAGTTGACGCGCCTCAACGAGGAGCTCGCCGATGTGGAGCGGGAACGAGCTGCTCTCAATCGGGAGGCGGTTCTGCTGCGTCTCCAGCACGACAGCGCCGAGCAGGATGTGCTCGAGCTGCAGGAGCTCCGCATGCAGGCACTGCAGGACAAGACGGAAATGGACAATTTGCGGGCACAAATCGATTCGCTATGCGCCAATCACAACCAGGAGCTGCAGGCGCTGCAGCAGGAGATCGCCGAGCTGGACACTCTGGGACAGAATCAAACCGATGATCAGGTCTACATCGAGACGGAGAACAAACGTCTCGCCGAGCAGCTTACGGAAATGCAGGCTCGTCTCGATGAGCAGGCGGAGCAACTGGCTCGCCAACAGGCAGCTCCTCCAGTTGCAGCTCCAATTTCCACTTCAGCTGCACTTCCTCTCTTCCCGCCGACGCAGTACCAGACGCCAATGCAGGCACCCAACCAAGCCAATGAGGATTGGATGTACCAAGCCGCCTGGATGCGTCCAAACAGCGCAAATCCATCCCAGAGACAGGCAGTTCCAGTATCCAGTGCAGAACAG AATGCTCCAATCCCCGCACCCGCAATGTTCTTCAGCAGCGACGCAGCAGCGGCGCCATCGCCATTCGATGAGATTGTGGCTCAGCCGCTGAGGATGAGCGCACAGGGATTGGGTGCAGTCCAGGATGCATCGGTTGTGGAGCCAACGATTGAGGATTTGCAGCGTAATGTGTCGGATCTGGAGAAGCATGCCAAGGAGCTGGAGACGAAGCTGTTGGCCCGCAATCAAGCCTTGGCGGAGCACGAGGAGCGACGCCTGCAGCTGGAGCGAATGCTTCAGGAGCGGGAACAGGAGCTGGCACAGCTGCAGGCTGCAGCTGAGGAGCGCGAAAGATTGGCGGCCATTGAGAAGCTGATTCAAGCGGAGCCGCCGGCAGCGCCAGTTGAAACCAAGACGGCACCCACATTGGACATGTTCTTTGGCTCGGAAACCGTGACGGATGCAATCAGTCTGGATTTGGGAATGCCACAGACGGAGCCCGTTGTGGAGGAGCTGATAACACCAAAGAAGGCATACATCTGTCATCCGGAGCAGGAGCAGGTGCAGCATGTGATCGACTGGGGCGTGGATGAGGATCCCTGGGCAAGTGCAGCTGCCggggaacagcagcagcagcacccaCAGCAGCTGGAGCGACCAGGTGCCGAGGTCGCATTGCAGGCGAGGATTACCGAGCTGGAGCAGCAAAAGGCGGAGCTGCAAACCAAGACAGCGAAGCTAATGAAGCGTCTCAAGGAATATCGCAacaaggagcaacaacaacagcaacaacagcagcaggagcaatcCAAGGTGGTGGACAATGATCTGGATGGTGCCATCATGGATGAGTTGCGGCATCAACTGGAGCTGCATGAATCCCGCCAGGCCAAGACCGAGGAACTGCTGCAGCAGCATGCGCTGGAAAAGGAGAAGCTAGCGAAGCGCATCGATGTCCTCACCGCGGGCAATGAACGCATGGCGGAGCTGAAGGAGCGCCAGGACATGGATGTCCAGATGTATCAGGCGCGCATCCGTGAGCTGCAGGAGAAGCTCCAGCAGCTGGAGAGCTGGGGCGAGGACGGAGCGGGCGCAGGAGCAGTCATAGCCACGCCAGCCATAACACTGCCCGAATCCTCGCCAGCAACAGCTGCCAGCGATGTGGAAGCCCTGGCCAAAATCGAGAATCTGCAGGCGGAGAATCTGGATTTGAATGCGGAATGCCAGGAACTGCAGGCCCAACTGCAGCAGGAGAAGCAACATGCACTGGACGCACTAGCTCAGGCGCAGCGGGAACGGGAGCAACTGCAGGCGGACAAGCAGCGTGCCTTGGAGGCACTGGGTCAGCAGGCGGAACAGGAGCGCCGGGAGCTCCAGGAGCAGCTGCAGGCGGATCAGCAGCGTGTCCAGGCAGCGCAGCAGGAACGcgagcagctgcaactgcagctggagGAGCTAAAGGCCAAACTGATGGAACTGCCTGCCACTGTGAGTGCACCCAGTGACGAGAGCATGGCGCTGCTCCAGGAGAAGGAATCGGAGATTGTGCATCTCAAGCAGCGCATTGAGGAACTCATGCGTGAGGATCAGACGGAAAAATTGGTGCTGGAGATTCTAACCAAGAACCAggagttgcagctgctgcgcaTGCAGATCAAGCAGCTGGAGGAGGACAAGCTGGAGAAGCAAGCAGAGCAGCCGGTGCCGGAGACGGAGCCGGAGCAGCCAAGAGTGGatctgcagctgcagcggGAACTGGAGCAAGTGCGTCAGCAGTgcgagcagctgcagcaggagAAGGCGGACATGGAGGAGGAGTTGCGTGTGCTTAACAATCATGTGCTCTCCAGCCTGGAGCTGGAGGACAAGATGAAGCAATCTGTATTGGAGTTGGATACGAAAACCATTGAGATCACCGAGCTACGCAGATCACTGGAACTGCTGCAGCAGGCACAATCCCAGCCAGCTGTCCAGGTGCAGCAACCGGATCTGAGTGCATTGAACCAACAGTGGGAGTCGCTGGTGGAGCAAAAGTGCAGCGAGGTGGCCAGCATATGGCAGGAGCATCTGGCACAACGTGAAGCCGCCTACCAAGCGCAGATCGAGCAGCTCACGGCCAAGCTGGAGGCGACGCCAACGGCACAGCCGGCGGAGCAGAGTGTCGTGGTCCCGGAGGATGTCAACGAGATGCTGCACAAGATGCAAAAGGCGCTGGAAACGCAGGAAATGGAAATTGTGACGCTCAAGGAGCAGCTGGCCATCAGATCAGCGGAATATGCACGTCTCGCCTCACAGTATGATCCCTTCCGGCTGCAGAATACGCTTGGCAGCGGCGGCGGAGGAGGAGCTGGTGGTGTCACTGGGGCAACAGGTAATCCTGGCCAGGATGAGTATGTGCTGAAGGCAGATCTGGACTATGCACTGATGATGTTGCATCAGCGAGATATGCGCCTCGAGGAGATGATACTGGAGCTGGTGCAGCTGCTGGAGGAGCGTGATCATCTGCAACTGAAGCTATCGGACACGCTGCGTCAGCTGGAAGCGGAACGAA CTGGCGTTCCAGCTGCAGCACAGCAAGCCACAACCGCCGCCgcctcctcctcatcctcagTCTCCAGCACAGTGGGCAACAGCAGCGATCcaagcggcaacagcagcaatgatCTGAAACAGAA ATTGGCGGAACTGCAGACGGTGAAGCATTCCAAGGACAAGGCAATTGTGGATGAGCGTGAGCAGCGATTGCGCCAGATGATACAGCTGCAAAGGGAGATGGCcaaaacagcgacaacaacagcgacaacgacgTCAACGgcggtggcaacaacaacaacagcaacagcttctcttcctcctcctcctccacatcctgctcagcagcaacaacaacaacagacgcATCAGCTTGAAGTTGATCCAT CTCAAACATCACTGCGATCACCTTCAATGGTACTCATGGACTGGATCTTAGGCAACAATAAGAACGAGGACGAATCGCATCCAAATGTAGCATCGAGCAATTAA